A DNA window from Vanacampus margaritifer isolate UIUO_Vmar chromosome 19, RoL_Vmar_1.0, whole genome shotgun sequence contains the following coding sequences:
- the smim8 gene encoding small integral membrane protein 8 isoform X2, protein MKKDTEQRYPLPSAFRKHFVVDMASNKTSKEKKGIETDYRTPGLRSAQTTTLFRAVNPELFVKPVNRTTEFCVTPPKSPGSRCKVAQMREHHGDHGDQTGLQFLADVNL, encoded by the exons ATGAAGAAGGACACAGAACAAAGATACCCACTACCTAGTGCATTTCGTAAGCATTTCGTAGTGGACATGGCATCTAATAAAACCAGTAAAGAAAAGAAGGGTATCGAAACAGACTACAGGACGCCCGGACTGAGGAGTGCACAGACAACCACACTGTTCAGAGCTGTCAACCCCGAACTCTTCGTCAAGCCC GTCAACAGAACCACCGAATTTTGTGTAACCCCCCCCAAAAGTCCTGGCTCTAGGTGTAAGGTGGCACAAATGAGAGAGCATCATGGAGATCACGGAGATCAAACAG GATTACAGTTCCTGGCAGATGTCAACCTTTGA